From the Euphorbia lathyris chromosome 6, ddEupLath1.1, whole genome shotgun sequence genome, one window contains:
- the LOC136233967 gene encoding uncharacterized protein isoform X1, translated as MKMPPLSLWLLEEKNNDEETEVNIFGSKQGYSSDCRMWPAKRITTNTRLQHIPNTFAQIMPLTKDLLGVVAILSGVDNHILNRLLSNYWGLEKMPMLHENGNGY; from the exons ATGAAAATGCCGCCACTCTCACTCTGGCTGCTTGAAGA GAAAAATAATGATGAAGAAACAGAAGTCAACATCTTCGGAAGTAAACAAGGATATTCTAGTGATTGCAGAATGTGGCCGGCGAAAAGGATTACTACTAACACGAGGTTGCAA CACATCCCTAATACCTTTGCTCAGATCATGCCATTGACAAAAGATTTGCTTGGTGTAGTTGCAATTCTTAGTGGAGTTGATAATCATATCCTCAACAG GCTTTTGTCAAATTACTGGGGATTGGAGAAAATGCCTATGTTGCATGAAAACGGAAACGGATACTGA
- the LOC136233967 gene encoding uncharacterized protein isoform X2 — MKMPPLSLWLLEEKNNDEETEVNIFGSKQGYSSDCRMWPAKRITTNTRLQHIPNTFAQIMPLTKDLLGVVAILSGVDNHILNRLWR, encoded by the exons ATGAAAATGCCGCCACTCTCACTCTGGCTGCTTGAAGA GAAAAATAATGATGAAGAAACAGAAGTCAACATCTTCGGAAGTAAACAAGGATATTCTAGTGATTGCAGAATGTGGCCGGCGAAAAGGATTACTACTAACACGAGGTTGCAA CACATCCCTAATACCTTTGCTCAGATCATGCCATTGACAAAAGATTTGCTTGGTGTAGTTGCAATTCTTAGTGGAGTTGATAATCATATCCTCAACAG GTTGTGGAGGTGA